In Anthonomus grandis grandis chromosome 6, icAntGran1.3, whole genome shotgun sequence, one DNA window encodes the following:
- the LOC126737935 gene encoding uncharacterized protein LOC126737935 isoform X2 — MESRISPVFASVILVCLISSTQSQVFIPDGAAQVATPVVQDLNLVTQTVYGFLDFTTTIGNTVMVFSPQSSSAPLTEKPKDVSSNVIVDNAPPLANNEVINIQPSKTQISKKTEISQKVASIVQVNPAPKLVSSKVEIKSSPISQVNAIQSKPVQKAPIIISKVEVIEETKPSAVHQNVVTKVDVVTKAAKSIIASKVEVITEEKPTRSVVQVKSDEEDQPAVIIGNNIGEPEYDFLSRQPSEVVEETYKVINLRPSSKFQLKPRATAEPKNKKNDPQPTGLVSKMEGMVVHDGIMTSYETSVIGTFINGKYAQVLQSTSHVYGSPKDKTSPKAKIAPSQSLRILKTAAPTLKSNKKQQHLEPTPAASINEDVSIAAGDAFSAQNSIKTTRKPGKRFKNRQKEPESVEQKPEKDATAVTATSQSYKKSSSKNRNQSRNSNEESIAVPTGKRFSGSGANRRKAASRTTASSSEEKNNSGFSRRGYKPKIQTSTVEQGGDGASTSLYKFKLNRTPGRWQYKTTPRPRVSIRKQPEDEESNTNSTSEHAEKLLSGKPEGSGNNNHQQQQQQNNEVATPQARSDDVDSLEGSESIATIIDDDSATENKLDSPQLPLETLKVEISTPPDFKDIYYEIATIKSPYTFQAGNVKNTRYITVTSTFEKSLEKDPEPTPTLSPTEPLTENILATTNNYAKDNNLDSSIATLPPIYLASDVATPPLETLTETFSTTQTMLKTHILPVIRGVNDTTISTLVQTYLITRVVTATKTLPPMEAYHFNPSKTLNEFNSRLDEAGSELHLELEFGDSNEQDEDGIPRRAVLPADLDLANIGTDFKLPETDKAKIEKELKNRRVQKKPDLGLSQEQLQQLALLRLLNPAAAQGQVITTSKPVIKVETLYETHVLPVTQGHNTILSTISKVKGTFTKTDYEFGTSTIPPAFQPPIPQYPQLPQIPQIPQLPQFPQQPPVNPLFPPQPQFTITSSPVTQSTIITQTNSKVLKLTFGAKTAHTTVFSTTVIPTVLTTYMTASVPVVAPTAAYPGYFPQPYPPPYNPYVG; from the exons TTTGTTTAATTTCATCAACTCAAAGTCAAGTTTTCATTCCTGATGGAGCAGCACAAGTGGCAACACCGGTAGTACAAGATCTTAATTTGGTAACACAAACCGTTTATGGTTTCTTAGACTTCACGACGACGATTGGTAACACTGTAATGGTATTTTCACCTCAAAGCTCATCGGCACCTTTAACAG aaaagccTAAAGATGTGTCATCCAACGTAATCGTCGATAACGCCCCACCATTAGCCAATAATGAAGTAATCAATATACAACCATCAAAAACTCAGATtagcaaaaaaacagaaataagcCAGAAAGTGGCGTCGATAGTGCAAGTAAATCCTGCACCAAAATTAGTTTCAAGTAAAGTAGAGATAAAATCCTCGCCCATCTCCCAGGTGAATGCAATTCAGAGTAAACCCGTACAGAAAGCTCCGATAATTATAAGTAAAGTTGAGGTTATCGAGGAAACTAAACCCAGTGCAGTGCATCAAAATGTAGTCACCAAAGTGGATGTGGTAACTAAAGCTGCTAAGTCG ATCATAGCGAGTAAGGTCGAGGTAATAACAGAGGAAAAACCAACCCGAAGTGTCGTTCAAGTAAAATCAGACGAGGAAGATCAGCCGGCCGTGATTATCGGAAATAACATCGGCGAGCCCGAATACGATTTCCTATCCAGACAACCGTCGGAGGTCGTGGAGGAGACGTACAAAGTAATAAACTTAAGGCCGAGCTCTAAGTTTCAGTTGAAACCTCGGGCGACGGCCGAACCgaaaaacaagaagaacgacCCACAACCTACCGGATTAGTTTCAAAAATGGAAG gtATGGTAGTCCACGATGGAATAATGACGTCTTACGAGACAAGTGTAATAGGAACTTTCATTAACGGCAAATATGCCCAAGTACTACAAAGTACTTCGCACGTCTATGGCAGCCCCAAAGACAAGACTTCACCAAAGGCAAAAATTGCTCCGTCCCAGAgtttgaggattttaaaaactgCTGCACCTACTTTAAAAAGTAACAAG AAGCAACAACACCTGGAACCCACACCGGCCGCTTCCATTAACGAGGATGTGTCCATTGCGGCGGGAGATGCTTTTAGCGCGCAAAACTCGATAAAAACCACCAGGAAGCCGGGAAAGAGGTTTAAGAACCGACAAAAGGAGCCCGAAAGTGTGGAACAAAAGCCGGAGAAAGACGCCACTGCTGTTACCGCGACCAGTCAATCCTACAAAAAGTCATCGTCGAAAAATAGAAATCAGTCTCGAAATTCCAA CGAAGAATCAATAGCGGTGCCAACTGGTAAGCGGTTTTCAGGCAGTGGTGCCAATAGAAGAAAAGCAGCAAGTAGAACTACCGCCTCTTCTAGCGAAGAGAAAAATAATTCTGGATTTAGTAGAAGGGGTTACAAGCCGAAAATTCAAACCTCTACTGTTGAGCAAGGTGGGGACGGTGCGTCGACCAGTTTGtacaagtttaaattaaacag aactCCAGGTAGATGGCAATATAAAACCACTCCAAGACCGCGCGTGTCAATACGCAAACAACCTGAGGACGAAGAAAGTAATACAAATAGTACAAGTGAACATGCTGAAAAGTTACTTAGTGGTAAGCCGGAGGGAAGTGGCAATAATAACCATCAACAGCAACAACAGCAAAACAATGAGGTTGCTACTCCCCAAGCCAGATCAGATGATGTCGATAGTCTCGAAGGTTCAGAGTCAATTGCAACGATTATAGATGATGACAGTGCCACTGAGAATAAACTGGATAGTCCTCAGTTACCCCTGGAAACCCTAAAGGTCGAAATATCAACTCCGCCCGACTTCAAGGATATCTATTACGAAATTGCTACGATCAAATCACCGTACACTTTCCAG gCTGGCAACGTAAAAAACACCAGATACATAACCGTGACGTCAACGTTCGAAAAGAGCCTGGAAAAGGACCCGGAGCCGACCCCAACTCTCTCGCCTACGGAGCCGTTAACCGAAAACATCCTCGCTACGACTAACAACTACGCGAAAGATAACAACTTAGATTCGAGCATCGCCACATTACCACCCATTTATCTCGCATCGGACGTCGCGACGCCGCCCCTCGAAACACTTACAGAGACATTCAGCACGACGCAGACAATGCTCAAGACTCACATTTTGCCGGTAATACGCGGCGTCAACGACACCACCATCTCCACTTTAGTGCAGACGTACTTAATAACTCGGGTAGTTACTGCTACGAAAACACTACCCCCCATGGAGGCGTATCATTTTAACCCCAGTAAGACGCTTAATGAGTTTAATAGTCGATTGGACGAGGCCGGGTCAGAGTTACACTTGGAATTGGAGTTTGGTGATAGCAATGAGCAGGATGAAGATGGAATACCTAGGAGGGCGGTGCTGCCTGCTGACCTAGACCTGGCTAATATCGGAACTGATTTCAAGTTGCCGGAAACCGATAAGGCTAAGATCGAAAAGGAGCTGAAGAATAGAAGGGTGCAGAAAAAGCCTGATTTAGGTTTGAGCCAAGAACAGTTGCAGCAGTTGGCTTTGTTGAGGCTGCTTAACCCGGCAGCTGCTCAGGGGCAAGTAATCACCACCTCGAAACCTGTTATCAAAGTGGAAACTTTATACGAGACTCATGTTCTTCCGGTGACACAGGGCCATAACACGATTCTAAGCACCATCTCAAAAGTAAAAGGCACCTTTACAAAAACAGATTATGAGTTTGGCACCAGTACGATCCCTCCAGCTTTTCAACCACCTATTCCACAATACCCTCAGTTACCACAAATACCTCAAATTCCCCAACTGCCTCAGTTCCCTCAACAACCGCCTGTAAATCCGTTGTTCCCTCCGCAACCTCAATTTACAATCACCTCCTCTCCTGTAACACAAAGCACCATTATTACACAAACTAATAGTAAGGTGCTTAAGTTAACGTTTGGGGCTAAGACAGCACACACGACAGTATTTTCGACTACAGTAATACCAACAGTATTAACGACATACATGACGGCATCGGTACCAGTGGTGGCACCTACAGCGGCGTATCCTGGATATTTTCCTCAACCATATCCTCCACCGTATAACCCGTACGTAGGTTAA
- the LOC126737935 gene encoding uncharacterized protein LOC126737935 isoform X1, with amino-acid sequence MESRISPVFASVILVCLISSTQSQVFIPDGAAQVATPVVQDLNLVTQTVYGFLDFTTTIGNTVMVFSPQSSSAPLTEKPKDVSSNVIVDNAPPLANNEVINIQPSKTQISKKTEISQKVASIVQVNPAPKLVSSKVEIKSSPISQVNAIQSKPVQKAPIIISKVEVIEETKPSAVHQNVVTKVDVVTKAAKSIIASKVEVITEEKPTRSVVQVKSDEEDQPAVIIGNNIGEPEYDFLSRQPSEVVEETYKVINLRPSSKFQLKPRATAEPKNKKNDPQPTGLVSKMEGMVVHDGIMTSYETSVIGTFINGKYAQVLQSTSHVYGSPKDKTSPKAKIAPSQSLRILKTAAPTLKSNKKQQHLEPTPAASINEDVSIAAGDAFSAQNSIKTTRKPGKRFKNRQKEPESVEQKPEKDATAVTATSQSYKKSSSKNRNQSRNSKQNTSQRQSKSGRGNRKSNRKSKSSKSKTTTTPPTPYSEESIAVPTGKRFSGSGANRRKAASRTTASSSEEKNNSGFSRRGYKPKIQTSTVEQGGDGASTSLYKFKLNRTPGRWQYKTTPRPRVSIRKQPEDEESNTNSTSEHAEKLLSGKPEGSGNNNHQQQQQQNNEVATPQARSDDVDSLEGSESIATIIDDDSATENKLDSPQLPLETLKVEISTPPDFKDIYYEIATIKSPYTFQAGNVKNTRYITVTSTFEKSLEKDPEPTPTLSPTEPLTENILATTNNYAKDNNLDSSIATLPPIYLASDVATPPLETLTETFSTTQTMLKTHILPVIRGVNDTTISTLVQTYLITRVVTATKTLPPMEAYHFNPSKTLNEFNSRLDEAGSELHLELEFGDSNEQDEDGIPRRAVLPADLDLANIGTDFKLPETDKAKIEKELKNRRVQKKPDLGLSQEQLQQLALLRLLNPAAAQGQVITTSKPVIKVETLYETHVLPVTQGHNTILSTISKVKGTFTKTDYEFGTSTIPPAFQPPIPQYPQLPQIPQIPQLPQFPQQPPVNPLFPPQPQFTITSSPVTQSTIITQTNSKVLKLTFGAKTAHTTVFSTTVIPTVLTTYMTASVPVVAPTAAYPGYFPQPYPPPYNPYVG; translated from the exons TTTGTTTAATTTCATCAACTCAAAGTCAAGTTTTCATTCCTGATGGAGCAGCACAAGTGGCAACACCGGTAGTACAAGATCTTAATTTGGTAACACAAACCGTTTATGGTTTCTTAGACTTCACGACGACGATTGGTAACACTGTAATGGTATTTTCACCTCAAAGCTCATCGGCACCTTTAACAG aaaagccTAAAGATGTGTCATCCAACGTAATCGTCGATAACGCCCCACCATTAGCCAATAATGAAGTAATCAATATACAACCATCAAAAACTCAGATtagcaaaaaaacagaaataagcCAGAAAGTGGCGTCGATAGTGCAAGTAAATCCTGCACCAAAATTAGTTTCAAGTAAAGTAGAGATAAAATCCTCGCCCATCTCCCAGGTGAATGCAATTCAGAGTAAACCCGTACAGAAAGCTCCGATAATTATAAGTAAAGTTGAGGTTATCGAGGAAACTAAACCCAGTGCAGTGCATCAAAATGTAGTCACCAAAGTGGATGTGGTAACTAAAGCTGCTAAGTCG ATCATAGCGAGTAAGGTCGAGGTAATAACAGAGGAAAAACCAACCCGAAGTGTCGTTCAAGTAAAATCAGACGAGGAAGATCAGCCGGCCGTGATTATCGGAAATAACATCGGCGAGCCCGAATACGATTTCCTATCCAGACAACCGTCGGAGGTCGTGGAGGAGACGTACAAAGTAATAAACTTAAGGCCGAGCTCTAAGTTTCAGTTGAAACCTCGGGCGACGGCCGAACCgaaaaacaagaagaacgacCCACAACCTACCGGATTAGTTTCAAAAATGGAAG gtATGGTAGTCCACGATGGAATAATGACGTCTTACGAGACAAGTGTAATAGGAACTTTCATTAACGGCAAATATGCCCAAGTACTACAAAGTACTTCGCACGTCTATGGCAGCCCCAAAGACAAGACTTCACCAAAGGCAAAAATTGCTCCGTCCCAGAgtttgaggattttaaaaactgCTGCACCTACTTTAAAAAGTAACAAG AAGCAACAACACCTGGAACCCACACCGGCCGCTTCCATTAACGAGGATGTGTCCATTGCGGCGGGAGATGCTTTTAGCGCGCAAAACTCGATAAAAACCACCAGGAAGCCGGGAAAGAGGTTTAAGAACCGACAAAAGGAGCCCGAAAGTGTGGAACAAAAGCCGGAGAAAGACGCCACTGCTGTTACCGCGACCAGTCAATCCTACAAAAAGTCATCGTCGAAAAATAGAAATCAGTCTCGAAATTCCAA acAAAACACCTCACAAAGACAGTCAAAATCTGGTCGGGGAAATCGCAAATCCAACCGTAAATCAAAGTCTTCCAAATCCAAAACAACTACAACTCCTCCAACTCCCTACAGCGAAGAATCAATAGCGGTGCCAACTGGTAAGCGGTTTTCAGGCAGTGGTGCCAATAGAAGAAAAGCAGCAAGTAGAACTACCGCCTCTTCTAGCGAAGAGAAAAATAATTCTGGATTTAGTAGAAGGGGTTACAAGCCGAAAATTCAAACCTCTACTGTTGAGCAAGGTGGGGACGGTGCGTCGACCAGTTTGtacaagtttaaattaaacag aactCCAGGTAGATGGCAATATAAAACCACTCCAAGACCGCGCGTGTCAATACGCAAACAACCTGAGGACGAAGAAAGTAATACAAATAGTACAAGTGAACATGCTGAAAAGTTACTTAGTGGTAAGCCGGAGGGAAGTGGCAATAATAACCATCAACAGCAACAACAGCAAAACAATGAGGTTGCTACTCCCCAAGCCAGATCAGATGATGTCGATAGTCTCGAAGGTTCAGAGTCAATTGCAACGATTATAGATGATGACAGTGCCACTGAGAATAAACTGGATAGTCCTCAGTTACCCCTGGAAACCCTAAAGGTCGAAATATCAACTCCGCCCGACTTCAAGGATATCTATTACGAAATTGCTACGATCAAATCACCGTACACTTTCCAG gCTGGCAACGTAAAAAACACCAGATACATAACCGTGACGTCAACGTTCGAAAAGAGCCTGGAAAAGGACCCGGAGCCGACCCCAACTCTCTCGCCTACGGAGCCGTTAACCGAAAACATCCTCGCTACGACTAACAACTACGCGAAAGATAACAACTTAGATTCGAGCATCGCCACATTACCACCCATTTATCTCGCATCGGACGTCGCGACGCCGCCCCTCGAAACACTTACAGAGACATTCAGCACGACGCAGACAATGCTCAAGACTCACATTTTGCCGGTAATACGCGGCGTCAACGACACCACCATCTCCACTTTAGTGCAGACGTACTTAATAACTCGGGTAGTTACTGCTACGAAAACACTACCCCCCATGGAGGCGTATCATTTTAACCCCAGTAAGACGCTTAATGAGTTTAATAGTCGATTGGACGAGGCCGGGTCAGAGTTACACTTGGAATTGGAGTTTGGTGATAGCAATGAGCAGGATGAAGATGGAATACCTAGGAGGGCGGTGCTGCCTGCTGACCTAGACCTGGCTAATATCGGAACTGATTTCAAGTTGCCGGAAACCGATAAGGCTAAGATCGAAAAGGAGCTGAAGAATAGAAGGGTGCAGAAAAAGCCTGATTTAGGTTTGAGCCAAGAACAGTTGCAGCAGTTGGCTTTGTTGAGGCTGCTTAACCCGGCAGCTGCTCAGGGGCAAGTAATCACCACCTCGAAACCTGTTATCAAAGTGGAAACTTTATACGAGACTCATGTTCTTCCGGTGACACAGGGCCATAACACGATTCTAAGCACCATCTCAAAAGTAAAAGGCACCTTTACAAAAACAGATTATGAGTTTGGCACCAGTACGATCCCTCCAGCTTTTCAACCACCTATTCCACAATACCCTCAGTTACCACAAATACCTCAAATTCCCCAACTGCCTCAGTTCCCTCAACAACCGCCTGTAAATCCGTTGTTCCCTCCGCAACCTCAATTTACAATCACCTCCTCTCCTGTAACACAAAGCACCATTATTACACAAACTAATAGTAAGGTGCTTAAGTTAACGTTTGGGGCTAAGACAGCACACACGACAGTATTTTCGACTACAGTAATACCAACAGTATTAACGACATACATGACGGCATCGGTACCAGTGGTGGCACCTACAGCGGCGTATCCTGGATATTTTCCTCAACCATATCCTCCACCGTATAACCCGTACGTAGGTTAA